In Mycetocola zhujimingii, one DNA window encodes the following:
- a CDS encoding ABC transporter permease encodes MSMRDGFVRPGRSAGLTDVVRRRYLLSLLVRKETRVRYRGSVLGWLWSYVRPLTQFIVFFLALGIFLQQNQRIENYAIYLFSGLIVINFFNEAFGNGTRSIVDNAHLIKKIYLPRELFPVSSSLVALVNLVPQIVVLLVACLVVGWRPTLLEVACVLFGLVIVFTFAIGLSLLFGSVNVPFRDAQNFVELIALVATWASPVLYDWRLAHEVLPGWLSVIYQLNPLTAAVQFFHLGFWYPTSSREASFPDDLLLYGLVALGISLAVLALGQLVFRRLEGRFAQDL; translated from the coding sequence ATGAGCATGCGTGACGGCTTCGTCCGGCCCGGACGAAGCGCGGGGCTTACCGACGTTGTCCGACGACGCTACCTCCTCTCTCTCCTGGTCAGGAAAGAGACCCGCGTTCGTTACCGGGGATCCGTTCTCGGGTGGCTGTGGTCGTACGTTCGACCGCTCACGCAGTTCATCGTCTTCTTCCTCGCACTCGGTATCTTCCTTCAGCAGAACCAGCGCATCGAGAACTATGCGATCTACCTGTTCAGCGGTCTCATCGTCATCAACTTCTTCAATGAGGCGTTCGGCAACGGAACCCGCTCCATCGTCGACAACGCACACCTGATCAAGAAGATCTACCTGCCCCGGGAACTCTTCCCGGTGTCGTCGAGTCTCGTCGCACTGGTGAACCTCGTGCCGCAAATTGTGGTCCTGCTGGTCGCCTGCCTGGTTGTGGGCTGGCGACCAACGCTGCTCGAGGTGGCGTGCGTTCTCTTCGGTCTCGTCATCGTGTTCACCTTTGCGATCGGCCTGAGTCTGCTTTTCGGCTCCGTCAATGTGCCGTTCCGGGATGCGCAGAACTTTGTCGAGCTCATCGCACTCGTCGCTACCTGGGCGTCGCCGGTTCTGTACGACTGGAGGCTCGCGCACGAGGTGCTTCCCGGCTGGTTGTCCGTGATCTACCAGCTGAACCCGCTCACCGCTGCTGTGCAGTTCTTCCACCTGGGCTTTTGGTACCCGACCAGCTCGCGGGAGGCGTCATTCCCCGATGATTTGCTTCTCTACGGACTGGTCGCACTCGGCATCTCGCTCGCGGTTCTTGCTCTCGGCCAACTCGTATTCCGACGTTTGGAGGGCCGTTTTGCCCAGGATCTCTGA
- a CDS encoding DUF2304 domain-containing protein gives MTLASYIFGIASALVAFLLVVEMLRRRRIRERHAVWWLIGTIFALIISIFPDLLTIASRLVGITLPINLVFFLSIGIVVLVCLQHAAELTQVEAHTRSLTERVVLQDLRIAELERRLPPEAEEWIAD, from the coding sequence GTGACCCTCGCCAGCTACATCTTCGGTATCGCCTCTGCGCTTGTCGCGTTCCTGCTTGTCGTCGAAATGCTCCGCCGCCGGCGCATCCGTGAACGGCACGCGGTGTGGTGGCTCATCGGTACGATCTTCGCCCTTATCATCAGTATTTTTCCCGACCTTCTCACCATCGCATCACGCCTCGTCGGCATCACGCTGCCGATCAACCTCGTCTTCTTCCTGAGCATCGGGATCGTCGTTCTTGTGTGTCTGCAGCATGCGGCGGAGCTCACGCAGGTTGAGGCTCATACACGTTCTCTGACCGAGCGTGTCGTGCTTCAGGACCTTCGCATCGCAGAGCTGGAACGTCGGCTGCCCCCTGAAGCTGAGGAGTGGATCGCCGACTGA
- the glf gene encoding UDP-galactopyranose mutase — MSADLLVVGSGFFGLTVAERVAEDLGLNVTVIDQRSHVGGNAYSAPEPETGIEVHQYGAHLFHTSNEPVWEYVNRFTSFTNYQHRVYSTHKGEVYPLPINLGTINQFFRAAYSPSEARALIAEQAREVSASGVSNLEEKAISLIGRPLYEAFIRDYTAKQWQTPVDQLPADIISRLPVRYTYDNRYFNDTHEGLPVDGYTAWIERMADHPRINVVLSTDYFDESQPFNKKSTVGQIPIVYTGPVDRYFGYEGGALSWRTLDFEQEVLNTGDYQGIAVMNYPDSSVPYTRIHEFRHFHPERDYYPTDKTVVVREFSRFATRDDEPYYPVNTPGDRQSLLGYREMQDAEPDNVWFGGRLGTYQYLDMHMAIGSALSLYSNKIKPYFQR, encoded by the coding sequence ATGTCAGCGGACCTTCTGGTCGTCGGATCCGGGTTCTTCGGGCTCACCGTTGCCGAGCGTGTTGCCGAGGATCTGGGACTGAACGTCACGGTCATCGACCAGCGTTCCCACGTCGGTGGAAACGCGTACAGCGCTCCTGAGCCCGAGACCGGCATTGAGGTGCACCAGTACGGCGCACATCTCTTCCACACCTCGAACGAGCCGGTGTGGGAGTACGTCAACCGCTTCACCTCGTTCACGAATTACCAGCACCGCGTTTACAGCACGCACAAGGGTGAGGTCTACCCGCTTCCCATCAACCTGGGAACCATCAACCAGTTCTTCCGCGCGGCGTACAGCCCGTCAGAAGCGCGCGCGCTGATCGCGGAGCAGGCCAGGGAAGTATCGGCCTCCGGCGTCTCGAACCTTGAGGAAAAGGCGATCTCTCTCATCGGTCGCCCCCTTTACGAAGCCTTCATCCGGGACTACACAGCCAAACAGTGGCAAACCCCCGTTGACCAGCTCCCCGCTGACATCATCAGCCGGCTCCCGGTTCGCTACACCTACGACAACCGCTACTTCAACGACACGCACGAAGGCCTCCCCGTCGACGGGTACACGGCGTGGATCGAGCGGATGGCAGATCACCCGCGCATCAACGTCGTCCTTTCGACGGACTACTTTGACGAGTCACAGCCCTTCAACAAGAAGTCAACGGTCGGCCAGATTCCCATCGTGTACACCGGTCCTGTCGACCGGTACTTCGGTTACGAAGGCGGCGCGCTCAGCTGGCGCACCCTTGATTTCGAGCAGGAAGTCCTGAACACCGGCGACTACCAGGGCATTGCGGTGATGAACTACCCCGATTCGTCTGTGCCATACACACGCATCCACGAGTTCCGTCACTTCCACCCGGAGCGCGACTACTACCCCACCGACAAGACGGTCGTGGTTCGGGAGTTCTCCCGGTTCGCGACGCGGGACGACGAGCCGTATTACCCGGTCAACACCCCTGGTGACCGCCAGAGCCTTCTCGGTTACCGAGAAATGCAGGACGCCGAACCCGACAACGTGTGGTTCGGTGGGCGTCTCGGGACCTACCAGTACCTCGACATGCACATGGCCATCGGTTCGGCGCTCTCGCTCTACAGCAACAAAATTAAGCCGTATTTTCAGCGATGA
- a CDS encoding glycosyltransferase family 2 protein, producing MASPKVLVVLPTLGDRLDTLRETLESTRVQGQDVGLTVAMVLPPDATAARALGEEFGALIVDDPREGISAAINRGLAARTDEKYYAWIGDDDVFRPGGLRRLMDLLEQNPDAVLAYGGCDYIDASGKTIAVSNAGKLAPLLLAWGPDLIPHPGTMIRLDELQAIGGFDVELRYAMDLDAFLKLRRYGKFVSTRQSVSGFRWHPDSLTVANRLNSSLESEAVKRRHLPRVLQPISGLWQRPVRWASAVAAGKLNSRARAIAAKD from the coding sequence ATGGCATCCCCCAAGGTACTCGTCGTTCTCCCCACTCTCGGGGACCGGCTTGACACACTGCGTGAGACCCTGGAGTCGACACGCGTCCAAGGGCAGGATGTGGGACTCACCGTCGCCATGGTGCTTCCTCCGGACGCAACAGCCGCCAGGGCGCTAGGCGAGGAATTCGGCGCGTTGATCGTGGATGACCCGCGCGAGGGCATTTCCGCAGCGATCAACCGGGGGCTTGCGGCCCGTACCGATGAAAAGTACTACGCCTGGATCGGTGACGACGACGTGTTCAGGCCGGGTGGCCTCCGGCGGCTGATGGACCTGCTCGAACAGAACCCTGACGCGGTTCTCGCGTACGGCGGATGTGACTACATCGATGCCAGTGGGAAGACGATCGCAGTGAGCAACGCAGGCAAACTGGCTCCGCTCCTGCTCGCCTGGGGGCCTGACCTCATTCCGCATCCAGGAACGATGATCCGTCTGGACGAGCTTCAGGCCATCGGCGGCTTTGATGTGGAACTTCGTTACGCGATGGATCTCGACGCTTTCCTGAAGCTTCGGCGCTACGGCAAATTCGTGAGCACGAGACAGAGCGTGTCCGGATTCCGGTGGCACCCCGACTCCCTGACCGTAGCGAATCGGCTCAACTCAAGCCTGGAGTCGGAAGCGGTCAAGCGGCGGCACCTTCCGCGCGTGCTGCAGCCCATCAGCGGACTCTGGCAGCGCCCGGTGCGCTGGGCGTCGGCTGTTGCCGCCGGGAAGCTGAACTCCCGGGCACGGGCTATCGCTGCGAAGGACTGA
- a CDS encoding GDP-L-fucose synthase family protein: MPAEQVDYTPAPLDRDATFYVAGHRGLVGSAIWRLLEKEGFTNLVGRTSRDLDLKNRDQVFAFFEETKPKYVVLAAAKVGGILANDTYPVDFLSENMQIQVNVLDAAVKAGVDRLLFLGSSCIYPKLAPQPIKEEYMLTGHLEPTNDAYAIAKIAGILQVQAVRRQYGLPWISAMPTNLYGPGDNFSPEGSHVLPALIRRYDEAAKTGAATVTNWGTGTPRREFLHVDDMAAACLHLLEHYDGPEQVNVGTGTDVTIKEIADTIAKVTGFTGTTEWDTSKPDGTPQKLLDVTKLTNAGWTAQISLEDGMRSTVDWYHQHADTLRT, from the coding sequence ATGCCTGCAGAGCAGGTCGATTACACGCCGGCTCCCCTGGACCGGGACGCGACGTTCTACGTTGCCGGGCATCGGGGGCTGGTCGGTTCCGCGATCTGGCGTTTGCTGGAGAAGGAAGGGTTCACCAACCTGGTCGGCCGGACATCCCGGGACCTGGATTTGAAGAACCGGGACCAGGTGTTCGCGTTCTTCGAGGAAACCAAACCGAAGTACGTGGTGCTGGCCGCGGCGAAGGTCGGCGGTATCCTCGCGAACGACACGTACCCGGTGGACTTCCTGAGCGAGAACATGCAAATCCAGGTCAACGTTCTCGATGCCGCAGTGAAGGCCGGGGTGGACCGGCTGCTGTTCCTCGGCTCAAGCTGTATTTACCCGAAACTCGCGCCGCAGCCGATCAAGGAAGAGTACATGCTCACCGGGCACCTTGAGCCCACGAACGACGCGTACGCGATCGCAAAGATCGCGGGAATCCTGCAGGTCCAGGCTGTGCGTCGGCAATACGGTTTGCCGTGGATCTCCGCGATGCCGACCAACCTGTACGGTCCGGGCGATAACTTCTCTCCCGAGGGTTCGCACGTGTTGCCCGCGCTGATCCGCCGCTACGACGAAGCAGCGAAGACCGGGGCAGCGACGGTCACGAACTGGGGCACGGGCACCCCGCGGCGGGAGTTCCTCCACGTCGATGACATGGCAGCGGCGTGCCTGCACCTGCTGGAACACTACGACGGACCCGAACAGGTCAACGTCGGCACCGGGACCGATGTCACCATCAAGGAGATCGCAGACACCATCGCGAAAGTCACCGGCTTCACCGGCACCACCGAGTGGGACACCAGCAAACCTGACGGCACCCCGCAGAAACTGCTCGACGTCACCAAACTCACCAACGCCGGCTGGACCGCACAGATCAGCCTCGAAGACGGCATGCGATCCACCGTCGACTGGTACCACCAGCACGCCGACACCCTCCGCACCTGA
- a CDS encoding DUF6541 family protein: protein MALIPSILIGIAVLTVPGWSIARLAGARGFLAAAGGVPVSVGIVAVAAILAPLAQIPWSIWPVVALWAVLAIIVGATRLVLRRRAPKAPRESNAGGRTLLHGVLGVAIGGVLTAMTIAQAVGSPDNFSLRFDNVFHLNAVRYALDTSNASSFSIGGVTSAGSPPAFYPAGWHDLATLIAQLGGGTIPQSVNALNVAIAVAAWVGGAVLLGQLLTRHTLAGSITGAIAASAFPAFPILMLEWGVLYSNYLAFALLPTMVALLVLLLKVRGVYPLATQPLAGVLLVAGLPGLALAHPSGAITLGLFFAVTFVLQVASWLLSRPSGSHSPRGTAVGVASIVAVLIVTVAVWLKARPSLDVAPWHKVQSTGQAIGEVLTNSPMQRPFSLLVSVAVILGLFILIKRREYAFPLMAAATTVLFVASSAFADGALREFIAGPYYQDSYRLASLTAVTALPLAIVGALAAFERLVHILSRAVRGRTGDAGETPGWLKPVAALTAALIAIIGTQFGGMQRTALEARPAYEITDASELVDSDEYELMMKLPDLVPEDAILLVNPGTGAAYAYALTGIPVTATHMFYESSDAEKALRKRLNRAATNPAVTGQVCEAVDELGGDVYVLDFDDPADLPEFSGLEDLDSPVVEVVEQVGDDRLLRISLCG from the coding sequence ATGGCCCTGATCCCCTCGATTCTCATCGGTATCGCCGTTCTCACGGTGCCCGGGTGGTCGATCGCACGGCTTGCGGGCGCGCGGGGCTTCCTCGCGGCGGCAGGGGGCGTGCCGGTGAGCGTCGGGATCGTTGCTGTCGCCGCGATCCTTGCACCGCTGGCGCAGATCCCGTGGTCGATCTGGCCCGTCGTGGCCCTCTGGGCTGTGCTCGCCATCATCGTTGGCGCCACGCGCCTCGTGCTGCGGCGCCGTGCTCCGAAGGCGCCCCGGGAATCGAATGCCGGGGGCCGAACGCTCCTCCATGGCGTGCTTGGCGTTGCAATCGGTGGTGTCCTCACCGCCATGACGATCGCTCAGGCGGTGGGAAGTCCAGACAACTTCTCCCTGCGCTTCGACAACGTCTTCCACCTCAACGCCGTGCGGTACGCTCTCGACACGTCCAACGCTTCGTCGTTCTCGATCGGAGGGGTGACGTCTGCGGGAAGCCCTCCCGCCTTCTACCCGGCGGGCTGGCACGACCTGGCAACGCTCATTGCACAGCTGGGCGGTGGGACGATCCCCCAGAGCGTGAACGCGCTCAACGTCGCAATCGCGGTCGCGGCATGGGTGGGCGGAGCGGTTCTCCTTGGGCAGTTGCTCACGCGGCACACCCTGGCCGGCTCGATCACCGGCGCGATCGCCGCAAGTGCATTTCCCGCGTTCCCGATCCTGATGCTCGAATGGGGCGTCCTCTACTCGAACTACCTGGCTTTCGCGCTGCTGCCGACGATGGTGGCTCTTCTCGTCCTGCTCCTGAAGGTCCGCGGCGTGTACCCGCTGGCGACCCAGCCCCTCGCCGGCGTACTCCTTGTCGCCGGACTGCCTGGGCTCGCCCTCGCACATCCCAGCGGAGCAATCACTCTCGGCCTCTTCTTCGCCGTGACCTTCGTCCTGCAGGTCGCCAGCTGGCTCCTCTCCCGCCCATCCGGGAGTCACTCCCCTCGCGGGACGGCTGTCGGTGTGGCGTCAATCGTCGCCGTACTCATCGTCACGGTCGCAGTGTGGCTGAAAGCACGGCCGTCGCTTGACGTAGCGCCGTGGCACAAGGTTCAGTCGACCGGCCAGGCGATCGGCGAGGTGCTCACCAACTCGCCGATGCAACGTCCTTTCTCGTTGCTCGTCAGCGTGGCCGTGATCCTCGGCCTCTTCATCCTTATCAAGCGCAGGGAATACGCCTTCCCGCTCATGGCCGCCGCCACCACAGTGCTCTTCGTGGCAAGTTCGGCCTTCGCGGACGGGGCGTTGCGCGAGTTCATAGCCGGTCCGTACTACCAGGACAGCTATCGGCTGGCATCGCTCACGGCGGTGACAGCCCTGCCCCTGGCCATAGTCGGAGCGCTGGCGGCCTTTGAACGCCTCGTGCACATCCTGAGCCGGGCGGTCCGCGGGCGCACGGGAGACGCCGGGGAGACACCCGGTTGGCTGAAGCCGGTCGCGGCGCTCACCGCGGCGCTCATCGCGATTATCGGTACCCAGTTCGGCGGCATGCAGCGCACGGCGCTTGAAGCACGCCCGGCGTACGAAATCACGGACGCTTCGGAGCTCGTGGACTCTGACGAGTACGAGCTCATGATGAAACTGCCTGACCTCGTGCCCGAAGACGCCATCCTCCTCGTCAACCCGGGCACCGGCGCAGCGTACGCGTATGCGTTGACAGGGATCCCCGTGACCGCGACCCACATGTTCTACGAATCCAGCGATGCGGAAAAGGCACTGCGGAAGAGGCTGAACAGGGCTGCGACGAACCCGGCGGTAACAGGACAGGTTTGTGAGGCTGTCGACGAACTCGGCGGTGACGTGTACGTCCTCGACTTCGATGACCCCGCTGATCTGCCCGAATTCTCCGGGCTCGAAGATCTCGACTCGCCCGTTGTCGAGGTTGTGGAACAGGTCGGCGACGACCGGCTCCTCCGCATCAGCCTCTGCGGTTAG
- the gmd gene encoding GDP-mannose 4,6-dehydratase: protein MTKRALITGITGQDGSYLAELLLSKGYEVHGLIRRASTFNTARIDHLYVDPHDPEAKLFLHYGDLSDGARMVTLLSEIQPDEVYNLAAQSHVRVSFDEPEHTADTTGTGTVRLLEAVRLSGVHCRFYQASSSEMFGATPPPQNEETPFYPRSPYGAAKVYSYWITKNYREAYDLFAVNGILFNHESPRRGETFVTRKITRAVAAIAAGKQDHVYLGNLDSIRDWGYAAEYVEGMWRMLQADEPDDFVLATGGSFTVRDFVEASFSRAGLDWEKHVRFDERYLRPTEVDALVGDASKAKDKLGWTPEVDTAELARIMVDADIEALKHDGSHWIDSPKLSSWGTK, encoded by the coding sequence TTGACGAAACGTGCTCTTATCACTGGTATCACTGGCCAGGATGGGTCTTATTTGGCTGAGTTGCTCCTGTCGAAGGGGTATGAGGTGCACGGCCTGATTCGTCGGGCATCGACGTTTAACACGGCTCGGATTGATCACCTGTATGTGGATCCGCACGATCCTGAGGCAAAGCTGTTCCTGCACTACGGCGACCTGTCTGATGGCGCCAGGATGGTGACATTGCTGTCGGAGATCCAGCCGGATGAGGTGTACAACCTCGCGGCGCAGTCGCATGTACGTGTGTCGTTCGATGAGCCGGAGCACACGGCGGATACGACAGGGACGGGCACGGTTCGTTTGCTGGAGGCCGTGCGGTTGTCTGGCGTGCATTGCCGGTTCTATCAGGCGTCGAGTTCCGAGATGTTCGGCGCGACTCCTCCGCCGCAGAACGAGGAGACCCCGTTCTACCCGCGATCGCCGTATGGCGCGGCGAAGGTATACAGCTACTGGATCACGAAGAACTACCGGGAAGCGTATGACTTGTTCGCGGTGAACGGGATCCTCTTCAACCACGAGTCACCGCGTCGTGGCGAGACATTCGTCACGCGCAAGATCACGCGCGCTGTCGCGGCGATCGCCGCCGGGAAACAGGACCACGTCTATCTCGGCAACCTGGACTCGATTCGTGACTGGGGTTACGCCGCGGAATACGTTGAGGGCATGTGGCGGATGCTGCAGGCTGATGAGCCCGACGATTTCGTGCTGGCGACCGGTGGGAGTTTCACCGTCCGTGACTTCGTTGAGGCGTCGTTCAGCCGGGCCGGGTTGGACTGGGAGAAGCACGTCCGGTTCGACGAGCGGTACCTGCGCCCGACCGAGGTCGACGCGCTCGTCGGAGATGCGTCCAAGGCGAAAGACAAACTCGGGTGGACGCCGGAAGTCGACACAGCTGAGCTGGCCCGGATCATGGTCGACGCAGACATTGAAGCGCTTAAGCACGACGGGTCGCACTGGATCGACAGCCCGAAGCTGAGCAGCTGGGGAACGAAGTAA
- a CDS encoding glycosyltransferase, with the protein MSTTMSSEGLLQRVIVPTTHDPDVLPLYLDADNWTSFALYQDADQLNSQRGFLREDTGQATIRLTSVNTLRMVEGGADTTALLDVPRGKEVSFGTYFNAFPASYWARWTSIEGVQLRVETDGPATVIVNRSNARGITQRVESKRVAGRATTTFDLGMAMFGDGGWYWFDIMAESEDCRVLEAGWYASADSPAPRTGTASVGITTFNRADYCTQLLADIGNSPSVDGVLDAVYVVDQGTQKIVEAAGYGEAVAALGDKLHVIEQANLGGSGGFSRSMIETVQAGTSDYVLLLDDDIAIEPEGIRRAVTFANYATDQMIVGGHMFDMYAKSVLHAFAEGIDDRNFMWGPVTPSRHDFTKSNLRQTKWLHRRVDAEYNGWWMSLIPVSVIKELGVSQPFFIKWDDAEYSLRAAEHGIRTVSLPGAAVWHVSWVDKDDSQDWQAFYHARNRLVAALLRSQYPRGGRLPLANLATDVRQLLSMQYFAVSARHEAYANVLKGPRGIHADMPTRQAKVRALAAQFSDGSVIRSKADMPEVDEWDNGLPNYRRNPPPRMVMRATVAKYVLRGLFRPNRHDQETAEMHIAFEDAKWWVVPSFDSVLISNAEGSGAIWHKRDPRLFRKLLLRSIGYSVKFAVRWPRLARSYRAQEKQMVSMTEWKKTLGLS; encoded by the coding sequence ATGAGCACAACCATGTCTTCGGAAGGTTTGTTGCAGCGAGTAATCGTTCCGACAACCCACGACCCGGACGTCTTGCCGCTCTATCTTGACGCAGATAACTGGACATCGTTCGCCCTGTACCAGGATGCCGATCAGCTGAACAGCCAGCGCGGGTTTCTGCGGGAAGACACCGGTCAGGCGACGATCAGACTGACCAGCGTCAACACGCTCCGTATGGTGGAGGGTGGCGCGGACACGACAGCGCTGCTCGACGTTCCGCGCGGTAAGGAGGTGTCGTTCGGGACATACTTCAATGCTTTCCCCGCGTCATACTGGGCGCGCTGGACCTCCATTGAGGGAGTTCAGCTTCGAGTGGAGACCGACGGTCCCGCTACCGTGATCGTGAATCGCTCCAACGCGCGAGGCATCACCCAGCGCGTGGAGTCGAAGCGCGTTGCCGGGCGGGCGACGACCACCTTCGACCTCGGCATGGCGATGTTCGGCGACGGCGGCTGGTACTGGTTCGACATCATGGCGGAGTCTGAGGACTGCCGGGTGCTTGAGGCGGGCTGGTATGCGTCGGCCGATTCGCCTGCTCCGCGCACGGGCACCGCGAGTGTTGGCATCACCACGTTCAACCGCGCTGATTACTGCACACAACTGCTGGCGGATATCGGCAACAGCCCGTCGGTCGATGGAGTTCTCGACGCGGTCTATGTCGTCGATCAGGGAACCCAGAAGATTGTGGAAGCCGCTGGATACGGCGAAGCCGTTGCGGCGCTCGGCGACAAGCTCCATGTCATCGAACAGGCAAACCTCGGTGGATCCGGCGGGTTCTCCCGAAGCATGATCGAGACGGTCCAGGCTGGTACGTCGGACTACGTCCTCCTCCTTGACGACGACATCGCCATTGAGCCGGAGGGAATCCGGCGCGCTGTCACATTCGCGAACTATGCGACCGATCAGATGATCGTCGGCGGTCACATGTTCGACATGTACGCGAAGAGCGTGCTCCACGCCTTTGCCGAGGGCATCGATGACCGCAACTTCATGTGGGGCCCGGTCACGCCTTCCCGCCACGATTTCACCAAATCGAATCTTCGTCAGACGAAGTGGCTGCACCGACGGGTTGACGCCGAATACAACGGCTGGTGGATGTCTCTCATCCCGGTCAGTGTGATCAAAGAGCTCGGCGTCTCACAGCCGTTTTTCATCAAATGGGACGACGCGGAGTACTCGTTGCGCGCGGCCGAGCACGGTATCCGGACGGTGTCTCTTCCCGGCGCAGCGGTCTGGCACGTTTCCTGGGTGGACAAGGACGACTCGCAGGACTGGCAGGCGTTCTACCACGCGCGGAACCGGCTTGTCGCCGCCCTGCTGCGCTCGCAGTACCCCAGAGGTGGGCGACTGCCCCTCGCGAACCTCGCGACCGACGTACGACAGCTCCTGTCGATGCAGTATTTTGCTGTGTCCGCTCGACACGAGGCCTACGCCAATGTGCTCAAGGGGCCGCGCGGAATCCACGCAGACATGCCGACGCGCCAGGCGAAGGTGCGGGCGCTGGCCGCGCAGTTCAGCGACGGCTCGGTCATCCGCTCGAAAGCGGATATGCCCGAGGTCGACGAGTGGGACAACGGTCTGCCCAACTATCGGCGGAACCCGCCGCCCAGGATGGTCATGCGTGCGACGGTAGCGAAGTACGTTCTTCGTGGGCTTTTCCGTCCGAACCGCCACGACCAGGAGACCGCGGAAATGCACATCGCGTTCGAGGACGCCAAATGGTGGGTGGTTCCGTCCTTCGACAGTGTGCTCATCTCCAATGCCGAGGGATCCGGTGCGATCTGGCACAAGCGCGACCCTCGCCTGTTCCGGAAGCTGCTGCTCAGGAGCATCGGGTACAGCGTCAAATTCGCCGTCCGCTGGCCCCGCCTCGCTCGGTCGTACCGCGCGCAGGAGAAGCAGATGGTCTCGATGACCGAATGGAAGAAGACGCTCGGCCTGTCGTAA
- a CDS encoding ABC transporter ATP-binding protein — translation MPRISDTAVKPRIIVENARKTFKLRHTHSLKETFIALIRKKTTTSTFDALHDVTLSISPGESVALLGLNGSGKSTLLKLISGVLQPDGGKVLTRGRVAGLIEVGAGFHPDLSGRENVYLNAAILGMGKDEIDARFDDIVEFSEISEFIDTEVKHYSSGMFLRLAFSVAIHTEVDILLVDEVLSVGDEPFQRKCLARIRELHDQGKTLVVVSHDLNMVSDLCERGVLLNKGRVVFDGDSHSAVELMRR, via the coding sequence TTGCCCAGGATCTCTGATACCGCAGTCAAGCCGCGGATCATCGTCGAGAACGCTCGAAAGACGTTCAAGCTTCGCCACACGCATTCGCTCAAGGAAACGTTCATTGCGCTGATCCGGAAGAAGACCACGACCTCCACGTTCGACGCGCTTCACGACGTCACACTCTCGATCAGCCCGGGCGAATCAGTTGCGCTGCTCGGCTTGAACGGGTCGGGCAAATCAACGCTGCTCAAGCTGATCTCGGGAGTACTGCAGCCCGACGGTGGCAAGGTACTCACCAGGGGCCGCGTGGCCGGACTGATCGAAGTCGGAGCGGGATTTCACCCCGACTTGTCCGGGCGGGAGAACGTCTACCTCAACGCCGCAATCCTGGGCATGGGCAAAGACGAGATCGACGCCAGGTTTGACGACATTGTCGAGTTCTCGGAAATCAGCGAGTTCATCGACACCGAGGTCAAGCACTACTCCTCAGGAATGTTCCTCCGCCTCGCCTTCTCCGTCGCGATCCACACCGAGGTCGACATCCTGCTCGTCGACGAGGTCCTGTCTGTTGGCGATGAGCCGTTTCAGCGGAAGTGTCTCGCGCGGATCAGGGAGCTTCACGACCAGGGCAAAACGCTCGTCGTGGTGAGCCATGACCTCAACATGGTGTCTGATCTCTGTGAGCGCGGTGTCCTCCTGAACAAGGGGCGCGTCGTGTTCGATGGGGACTCGCACTCGGCTGTCGAACTCATGCGCCGATGA